The proteins below come from a single Papaver somniferum cultivar HN1 chromosome 11, ASM357369v1, whole genome shotgun sequence genomic window:
- the LOC113324802 gene encoding uncharacterized protein LOC113324802: MVLKLKICEGKGHDGASNMRGQWNGLQALFLKECKYAYYVHCFAHRLQLAVVKTAETMGPIWKFYSMLTSTVNLVTASSHRFGDFQSAQEEEIEKGLANGELETGKGANQIGTLRGATDTRWISHYGSGCSLIDKFEATCTTIDHISASDPNVTAKVGEAQSISEEMRSFRLVFVLHLMYKIMGITEILCQFLQKKTLNIVNAMSSVSTTKALLRELREDGWEDFITTVVKFCGRYDVHIPNMEARYMEGTGRSCQQRDNITVDHHYRVDIFKATIDCQLLEVDRRFPQDTIELLILSSCLDPRDSFKSFNVDSLCDLAKKFYPLDFSPQQVYILRNELQHYGHDVVRDLNFENLSSVSELCWKIVATKKAEAYPMIDRLIRIVLTLPVSTATAERYFSTMKLVKTAARNKMEEDFLRDCMMIYIEREI, translated from the coding sequence ATGGTCTTGAAATTGAAAATATGCGAGGGGAAGGGACATGATGGTGCTAGTAATATGCGAGGTCAGTGGAACGGGTTACAAGCTTTGTTTCTCAAAGAATGCAAATATGCTTATTATGTTCATTGCTTTGCACATCGCCTTCAGTTAGCTGTTGTAAAGACAGCTGAAACGATGGGTCCTATTTGGAAATTCTATTCAATGTTAACATCAACAGTTAATCTCGTTACAGCTTCTTCTCATCGTTTTGGTGACTTTCAATCTGCCcaggaagaagaaattgaaaaaggGTTAGCTAATGGTGAACTTGAGACAGGAAAAGGGGCAAACCAAATAGGTACTTTGCGTGGTGCTACAGATACTCGTTGGATTTCTCATTATGGTTCTGGATGCAGTCTGATTGATAAGTTTGAAGCAACTTGTACAACAATAGATCATATTAGCGCAAGTGATCCGAACGTGACTGCTAAAGTTGGTGAAGCTCAAAGTATTTCTGAAGAAATGAGATCATTCAGGCTTGTCTTTGTCTTGCATTTGATGTATAAAATTATGGGAATTACTGAAATATTATGCCAATTCCTACAAAAGAAAACATTAAACATTGTTAATGCTATGTCTTCAGTCTCAACCACAAAAGCTCTACTTCGAGAATTGAGAGAAGACGGTTGGGAAGATTTTATTACAACTGTGGTTAAATTTTGTGGTAGATATGATGTTCATATACCTAATATGGAGGCTCGCTATATGGAGGGTACGGGTCGTTCTTGTCAGCAGCGTGATAATATCACAGTAGACCATCATTATCGTGTTGATATATTTAAAGCTACAATTGATTGTCAGTTGTTAGAGGTTGATCGTAGGTTTCCACAAGACACAATAGAATTACTAATTCTTAGCTCATGTTTGGATCCTAGAGATTCTTTTAAGTCATTCAATGTGGATAGTCTTTGTGATCTTGCTAAGAAATTCTACCCTCTGGATTTCAGTCCGCAACAggtatatattttgagaaatgaGTTACAACATTATGGCCATGATGTAGTTAGAGATTTGAATTTTGAGAACTTATCAAGTGTTTCTGAGTTGTGTTGGAAGATAGTAGCTACCAAGAAGGCAGAAGCTTACCCAATGATTGATAGGTTGATTCGTATTGTATTGACTCTTCCAGTTTCTACGGCAACTGCAGAAAGATATTTTTCAACAATGAAATTGGTTAAAACAGCTGCTCGCAACAAGatggaagaagattttcttaGGGATTGCATGATGATCTACATCGAACGAGAAATTTAA